Within the Salvia hispanica cultivar TCC Black 2014 chromosome 4, UniMelb_Shisp_WGS_1.0, whole genome shotgun sequence genome, the region TACCTCAACTGCAACATGCGGGAGTCTGCAAATTGGTCTTCTCATCATCTTGGTTAACTGTTTCTCTTTCAAATATGAAAGAGTTTCTACAGAGAATTTGTTATCAGTTTCACCTAGAGCCATCAAAGTGCTGGCAGCATTAGTCTCCTTTGCTTTCCGCTTTCTTTTTGTGGGACCCCAGTCTTCATCTTCACTGATTTGTTCACTTTCGGTAGGATTCTTTCCGAACATTTCCTAAAGGCAATGGAGCAAAATCTCATGCCTGACAATATGGTTTCCGGAATTCCTATATATTTATGGGaggtaaagaaaaaatatcaagatatTAAACTCATCTAAGTGTTTAATGGTTTGTTCTCCAAATAAAAAGGTGCTTAATGGCTGAATACAAACATATAGATTTCAAATGGCGAAAGATTCTTCTTATCTCCATAAACAAGCAAAGGAaatcattcaattattcaGATAAAAAACCCATCCCCTTCAAAGAATTTAGTGAATATAAAGACTTCCCCGATCATCGAGATTGCAGATTTTCAGAAGATTCTGGGGCTTTCAAGATTAAGTACATTAAGCAAGCACAGATCAATCATTATTCACCAAGAAGTATAGCTGTGTAGAGCAAATCTTGATCCCTTACATTGTATAACTCGATATAGTCGACAGCTGGTCTCTGTCTAGGATGGGATACAACTCCACCATTGTGTATCTCATCAGTGTCTGCTCCAATTGACTCTAGATTTTCATCAAAAGATCTATTGCTTCTCACTTCAAATCTCTCATCTTCATCCTCAAGCGAACCCAGGAAACTGGAACTATACTGAGAAGCATCAGATTTGGACGTAGACATATTGCCACTGCAGCTGCACTCATTTCTATCTGGATCATAGTCATCATCTGCAGAATCATCCGATGGCCATTCCTCTTCTTGGAACAACACAGAGTTTACACCATCAGGTAATTCAGCTTCTTCCTTGAAAACATCCTGTTACAATTCTAGATGCCAATGTATCAAATTATGGATGATGACATATCAATGCGACTGGTTACAAAACAGCCTACCTGCCAATTACTATCCAAGGGAAAATGAGTCCCAAGGTGCGCATTCGTTGCTTCCAGTATCTCTGTCTTTTTCTTACAGAATTTGCAAAACCACCCTTCGTCCCCTGGAGGAACTAGCAACATTGCTAACTTCATCACATGTAGTTTACAAAGTAAAACAGAATTTGGCATATGCTACTGTAAAGGTATGAATATTGATCAACAAGAAACAACAAAGATTAAGCTCACTATTTTCTGGTGACAATGGAGGATCCATGCACTTCTGGTGAAAAGCACAATTGCATGTCCCATGACAATGGATGATGCGATTATCTGGGAGTGCTTCACACAACTTACATTTGACACAGATTATctgagtattaaaaaataagaatgccATGAATCTAGTGAAGGAAAGATGTTATGTTTGTAGATATGTAGAGGAATTCCCCAATAGATTATTTACTTCCAAATATGACAAAGTCACTAATAGATTATGGTTTGGCAGTCAAGATATCAGTTGCCAAACATatgtcatttcatttcatatatcCCCCCAAATTacatgaagaaagaaaaggggGCTGACATGTTCATGGTGCATAGATCCATCAGGAGCAACCGCGGAATCATTAATACGCCCTTCCGAGCTTAGCAAATCCAATTGACGGATGGCTTCTCGTATCCCTAGTTTGCACTTGAATATCTGTTGTTTGGCTCTTTGTAGTTCTTTCTCTGGTTTAATCTTTTCTCGACTGGTGGGAAAAAAAGTCACTTCATGTAAGTAATTAGTAGCATGCAGTACATGCCTATGAAAGAATGAGATAAGAAATGTAGTTGAATGTAATTGATCCTGAACAAATGTAATACACAGCTGATTCTTCTCATGAAGGAAACCAATTTTACTTTCAAATCAATACAAAGAAAATGTTTAAGCTGTATGCTATCAGTTATCCATTCTTCATATTTCACCCAGACCTTCTCTACTTTAAAATTACTCCCTCAGACTAACATAGTACTTTGACAGCAGGGATGTACAGCAATACATAAACAAAATTGCATCTACAAGTAGGCagtttagattttaaaaatgggGCATGATATTATACCTCTGACCTTTCCAACCTTCTGTAGAGTATGCATCAATTAGATTCTGCTCCAGCTTCACTTTTATTAATAGGTATTTTGTCCTCCTTTGCAAGCGAGAAGCGTCATCGAGCTCCATGTTGttttttgtcttctttctccttctctttgGTTTTCGCGATATTCCATATTTATCATCTGCTTTATCACCCTCCTTTGAGCTAACATTAGTAGAATTATCTTTGAGAACACCCAAAGATGGTTGCTTCTTGGAGGTTATGGTCCTATTCACAACGGTTTTCTTGACAACCTTTCTCCTCTTCAAGCTCACATTTTCATCATCTTTTCCTGAGCTCTTGCCTTTACACCTAGATAAGGATGCAGCTTTGGTGCCGGATTTTATTTCCCAtgctttatttttagatttcgAAGCGTGAGGCCTGTATAGAGGTTTTAGTTCTCGTTTCAAGTTTTCTAAAGTTCTTTCATCATCTTCCAAATGCAGCTTCTTACGAGTTGCCCTTTTGGCCGCCCCAGGCATATTGAATATACAATATGAAGTGTCAGCATCAAAACTGAGAATTCATACAAGGAAAAACAGACATGGATAAGATCAATAGAAACTAATAAACTTCAGTATCAGGAAacatttttacaataaatatcTAGGCATAAATACCATTAGCTCCCCAAACTTCAACCAAACAAATCCCAATTCAGTAGCTACGATCACTTGAATAATGACCTACTCTGAATCAACAATCAAATTCCAAACATTTGATCAGCTAcatggaattcaaatttaactCACAGAACCATAAATCCCCCGACAAAAAATTAATCCAGATTTCCAACCAAAATGctaaagataataaatattcatgttGAGTCAAACGAGCAGAACAGGAAAGAATTGATCACCTCAGAAAAAAACAGAGAATGGAGAAGCGATCGGAACCTCATGAATCAGACGGATAGTGGATAACTAGGAGAGAGGAAGAATCTTAAATCATGAGTAGAATTGATGAAGTAATTGAATCGATAGACAGTAGGGAAGttgaattcaaatatttgaacATAGTTGAATCTGGTGCGGCGGAGCAACTCGCCGGCGCTATTGTCGTTCACGGCCAGCCAACTGAATCATGTTAATTAATGGCATTACTTTATTTGTACcttgttaaataaaataaagaaatgttTGTTAATTAAGAACCGAatcacaaatattttaatggatAGATACTTTTTGGATTAATGAAGAACTTGATTTATGACAATTTCCTACATGCATTTTGATAGGAATTTGGGGTTTCCAAACTTTAAGCTTAACCTCTTCACATTAGGTATCATGGAATTGATCTTGATTAAAACagtttattaaatatttccaCCAATAAATATCAATTGGCAACTTTATATTGGATGTGAGTGTACACGCATCAAAAGACTAATTATTGACTTTATTTCCCACCAGATCCACAAATGATTAGTTTTGAGGTTTTACTAAGGAATGCATGATTCTAAtcaaaattatgtttatttattgattttgctaaaataatgtacgccaataatgttattttaaattgatgtgtgatttgatatgttttggttataaatttttaagcaaggtttaattagtactcctacatcaaaacaaatttatttaggaGGGAACAAGTGGTGGCATATTCGGAAGAGAGAAATTGGTTAGGCCAACTTTGGTAAGAGAGAGAATCTAGATTTGAATCTATTTTGGTCATTATTGAAATGAGTTTACGCAAAAATAGAGAGGAAGAATTTGTCAAAGTtgattttgtttgtgtgtttcTGGGATCTGTGACATGTTTGTTGTGATGAAGAATGATATGAGATGGAAAGCTTTAGAAAAGCCTATGGAGCACTAAAGGACTCCACCAAAGTTGGTCTAGCCAGTCTCAATAGTGACTTTAAGGTACTCAACATATTTCATTGGATTTATTCAACCAATTTTCCTCTCAAAATTTGTATATGTTTCAAGGTGTTGGATGTTGCAATTGTCAAGGCTACCAACCACGTTGAATGCCCCCCAAAGGAAAGACATGTCGTAAGTAAGTGCATTCATTCAATCTCTTTTTTAATGCCTTTTTCCATGTTTATTTGCTACTTGATTTTCTCACGTTAGTTTTCTTGTGCTATGCAGAGATACTTGCAGCAATATCAGCAAACCGCCCACGGGCCGATGTAGGCTATTGCATCCATGCGCTATGCCGAAGATTGTCCAAGACGCGCAACTGGATCGTATGCTCTTTCGACTTTTATTCTTTCAACTGcaaatttcatttgatttcATTATAATCAAGTTGTAGGTTTATTATGCAAAGGCTAATTATGAAGTCTATACAATATTGATGATTGAGCTCATTTCAGGTTGCAATAAAGACTTTGATAGTTGTTCATAGGACTCTTAGAGAAGGGGATCCTGCATTCAAAGAAGAATTAGTACGTTACTCGCAAAGAggaaaattatttcaattatataatttcaaggATGATACAAGTACTTTAGGTAAGAAGTATACATATCTTCATGATCACACtagttttcatatttcatcATAAAGAAAATCTTGTACTCAATGATACATTGTCAATACTTATCTAGTTCTGATGTAGCTTGGGACTGCTCTGCTTGGGTCCGTACATTTTCACTCTATCTAGAGGAAAGAGTCGAGTGCTTTAAGACCCTGCAGTATGATTTGGAGGGCGATAGAGGATCAAAACCCGGTCCTCAAACATCCAAGGCATGCCTAGTGTTTCTCCTGAAATTGTGctcaattatataataaaaaaaagctaTGAATTACAGTGGTTTTTGTTGCACCAGATGAACAGTAAGACACGATTTTTGAATGGTGAACAATTGTTAGAACATTTACCTTCGTTGCAACAGCTTCTCTACCGTCTGATCTGTTGCCAGGTTAGCCAACATTGTTTGTCATGTAACTAACTAATGGTTGTTCTGTTTATGTTCCCTCGATAGACTATCTGACTTTCGCGAATACTTTGCAGCCTGAAGGATTAGCCTGTCATAACTATCTAGTACAGTATGCTTTGGCCCTGGTATGCAAAAGAGCAATTCCAATTTTACCTACGAATCGTGCATATTTAACACGAACGAGTGGGATTTTCTGTAATGTAGGTCTTGAAAGAGAGCTTCAGAATTTATTGTTCCATCAATGATGGGATCATCAATCTTGTAGATTTGGTAtgtgatattttatgataCTGTGAAATATTTGTTCcttaaacatatttatagtCAGCAAGATTTCTCTTTCTATTCTTGCAGTTTTTTGACATGCCCAAGCATGACGCTGTTCGGGCTCTTGATATATACAGAAGGGCGGGAAAACAGGTTCGTATCTTCACTTGTATATTCACATGGGGATCCACCAAGAAATATAGACTAATGAACTGCCATAGAACACTTGATAACTGATGTTCGTGctcttttttgttgttgatccATGGTTCGTTTAGGCAGCACATCTTGCTGATTTTTATGGCTTCTGCAGAACGCTAGATCTTGCTCGAACCTTTCATTTCCCTACGCTGAAACAGGTTTCCACCTTATTTTTTCATTGTGGAGTATTCATCAGTGATCTCCTTGTCAATATTTCGGTAACATGAACATAATTTTTATGTGCATGCCTCAGCCTCCCCCAACGTTTCTCGCAACTATGGAGGACTATATAAAAGAAGCACCGCAGACGAGTTCTATAACGGATAATAGACTGGTGAGAAGACCATCATACAAGTGTAGATCTGAGGTAGGATGAATGGTGCCATAACATAATTATGCTATTCTTGCACATAATGTGTAGGAGTATGGGGAGACGGAAAACGAATCAGAAGAAGGTGATGAGGAAGAATCTCAAGTAGAAACTGAAAATCAAGTTCaagataaagaagaagaagatgttgtcatagaagaggaagaggagcCATTTCAGACCGAACCAACGCCACAGGAAACTGAAGAGCCCATTGATCTGCTTGTGAGTTTCTTTGTAATTTCTAGTACagtgtatttattttgcaGGATCCTTTAGCCTAAATTGTTATGCAGGGTTTGAGTGAAGTAAATGAAGAGGCCTTAAAAATAGAGGAAAACAATGCATTTGCCCTTGCAATCTTTGAACCTGGTGAGTCATGCATGCCTCGGGGATTTGTCGTTCcatctaatttaaaataagtgataGTAGTTGGTTGTCTTGAGCAGATGCCAATCCACCTTCATCTAGCAATGCCCTAGCTGAAATTGGAAGCACAAGTGGTTGGGAATTGGCTATTGTTGAGGCCCCAAGCAATATgaccaaaccccaacaactCGCACAACCACAAATGGTATGTCACGTTAGTGGTGCACATTAAATTGATGATAATGAGGCAAATGTTATGATGGTTTTGTCATCAGGCTGGGGGCTTCGACAACCTACTGCTGGATAGCCTGTACGAAGACTCTGCGGCTCGGAGAACCATGGAGCTGCACAGTGCAGGATACAACACGAGCTACGCATATAACCAGAGCATGCAAATGACTCCATTTGatcatcaacaacaacacTTTGACCCTTTTGCCATGTCAAACAACATCCCGCCTCCGACAAATGTGCAAATGGCTCTCATGGCGCAGCAGGGTCAGCAAATGACGATGCTtcaacaacgacatcaacttATGCCAACGCCGGAGGTGCCGGGCATGGAACCCTATAATCCTTATGCAACTCCTCCTCAACAGGCGGGAGGCTACTTCAATCCTTTTAGTGATCCCTTCCACTTTCCACAGCCGCCACATGGGgaaaataataggagtaataataataataatacattcATCTAATTCATTCTTCTTCTGCTTTATTCGTCAAGGCCTTGTTTACTTTTATTGATTGGACGATAGATATCCAagatatatatttcaaattgtaTTAGTATTACGTTACAAGTGttacaaaattcatgattCCCAAGATGGGTTAAACTTGAACCATGATCGGAAACCGAAGAGAAATTAAGAACACGATCTAACCCAACCcaactcatttttcctttGACAAAACattatttacatgttttttGGTGTACACTtagcctattttaattattagttatagaattttaaaataccaAATACCAAATATtacataatcaaattttaaaaatgaacatTAATTATACACCAAAGATATGCAATATACCGCGTGCGTGCTCTTATCCACTTCCGTTGGCACCCACCATTTGTTTATATTCgtcgctctctctctctttgaaTTTCATCATCAGAATCGAGATGGCTATGTCTGGAATTCTCTCCAAATCCCTCGCCCGCGCTTCTCTCGCTCCCTCAAACGCCCTAATCAcccaccaccgccaccgctCCACCAAACCCGCCCGCGCTCAGCTCATCGACCTCGACCTCGACCTCGACTCCGATTCACCCGACCCCGACGCTGTTTCCCTCGGCGTTAAGAGGCTCCAGGACGCCATCCACAGCATCATCGTCCGCCGCGCCGCCCCCGATTGGCTCCCCTTCCTCCCTGGCCACTCCTATTGGGTCCCCCCACGCGCCGCCTCCAAAAACCACCATCCATTCTTGTCCGAGGATGAGCACATGTCCCTTTTATCGCCCAACGGCTGGCCTTCCTCCACCTATTTTATTCAAGGTAATCAAATTCTATTTCATCAAATCCATAATCTTGGCCTATTTCGATTGAAGTTGATTCCCTCTAGAATGCTAAGAATGGTAAACTTGAATTGGATAATTGGAATAAGAtggtgatttttatttattgattttcgGTGTGTTCGATATTCATATTGACAATTTGGGCTTGTTATGTGGCGAAAACCAAACGTATCGGATTTGATCTCTTGCTTAATCCTTACAAACAAATACACAGATAACATGTAGGGGAGGTTCTAACATGTTTATTTAAGATACTGGTCATATAGTTTTAGGTATGCTCTGGAGATATTATTGGCATATTCATGCTTTAGTTAGAGACTCTGTTCCACATGTTCTTACGCTTTATTAGAAGCATCGCACTTCATGTCTTGCAGACTTGCACAGATCTGACATCTCACTTCTTTCTTTaccatatttaatttgaattcgATACAAAGTAAATTAGTTGAAATATGCGAATGTGGTGTTTGCAACTCTAGGTACTTCACCACAACATCCAATCCCAATGCTTATACTTTCAGACACTTCTAGCTCCAAGGATGAACCTTGACTGCCATTCAATTCACATCAGGTTGGGAATGTTGCTTTTGGTGTTCTTTAATGATCTTGGGTCATCATTCAAATAAGTTTGTCCCTTTTTCTTTTGACAGGGTTGCCGTAGTTGTACATATGAAAAGCATGGAAAAGGTGAAGGCAGAGTCAACTTGAAGGAAGAACAGAGATTGAATTTGCATTAGCATGTCCCCGGGAAAGTGTATTCGAGCAGTACCTGAATAGAGAATGTATATACTTAATGTTATTCTAGTAAAATAGTTATATAGTATGATGAAAGCTGAGctcattaaataaattgctcctttttcacaaaaatattctatttatgtCGTCTTACAGAACTGAATGCTGTTGTTGTACGCACCAACTTTACTTCGTGAAATATATTCTACTTATTTTTCACCTGAATGTGCACTACAGACTCTTATACAGCCCAGTCAGGGTAAATTGTTGGATGAAACAGATGGTTTGActacaaataattcacaacTTTTGCTGGATATGTATTTGGTAAACattaacttttatttcaataatgtTTGTATATACAACCACACAATAGTAATACAAAATTTGATGGGATACAATAGAAGCCTTAATAGGACCATTTATTGTGTTTACTCGACAGGGATATActtaataatcaaatttacATATTAGTAATAGCATCAAAATCACATCTCCGAGAGAAGATTGCTGATCTTTCTGAGCTCTTTGAGTGCAGCCGTGGCTGTAACTTGTCCTTTACCGACAAGACCATTCTTCGACAAGTTCTCCGAGGACCCTCCAACTTGACCACCACGATCCTGCTGGAACACAGACTCGAGCACCTGCAAGGTTCAAATGTTAGAAGATGCCGTCGCTACACTACACAGATTATATAACCAAACATGGGAAAGACCTTTTACAGACAACATGGTCAAGCTTGCTGCTCTTAATGAAATTCCTTGAATTTCTCAAATAAACCCAGTTTCATTTCCATACCCAATTAGTATATGTGAACAGATCAAGGAAGAAATAAATGTGACAATTATGACAATAGAAACTAGACTAGAGTACTGAGACCCTTTGTCCCTAACACAAAAACTTAAGCACGGTTTAGATAAGTACCTGAATGTTCTCAATCATGGATTGACCAATATTCTTCCAGCTAACCCTCAAATTTTGGTCCACTGTCTCCCCCTTGCTGGTTTCAGATGCGCGGTTACACCCATCGGCAGtggaaatatcaacaaaattgtTCTGATCACTTCCATTATCGCAAGCTTTTGCATCCTCAGGCACAGTTCTCACAGATGTGCCCTCGTTTACATTCCTTCCAAACTTCCATAACCACTGAAACTTCCCAGATAGATGTTTAATCTCCTTTATCCCTGTAGCTAATTTCCCTACAGCCTCATCATTTCCTGCTGAGTTTGATGAGCCGTCGTCATGGTGGCTTGAGACAGATACATGGGAGCATTCAGGATTATCTACACACGTCtgagtttcattttcatcaaatgGAGCACCATCTTGGTGACTCGAGACAGGCAGAGGGGAGCATTCAGGACCATTAACACATATCCGAGCATCATTTTCATCCATTGATGAGTCTGATGCAACACTACTTCTTTCCACTTCATTCTCATTATCACTACTTCTATGAATAGGACCAGAAGGCTCTGAGAAATTGGAAGAATTGTCTTCACTCCCAGCAGAACTTGATGAACTCTCATAGTTTTTATCAATTGCATCTTCTCTGTTGACATCCACCGAACCCCCGATGCCAACATCAGCATCAGACACTGTATCCTCTTTAGTATCTTCATCTGCTCCGAGCTGTCGTGCAAGATCATCCAACAAACTTCTCCTCACAAATGGCTTTGGAATTTTggttctttcatttttctttgatgGGGAAGGATCGGATTCAGTCCTAGACAAGCGGAGTCTTACTCTTTCGGACCAACCTTTTCTGCGATTTGGAACTTGATCTCCCCCAGCACTCAgcttattttcttcttttttatgcAAAACTCTCCATTTCTCTTCCCAGTAGCTATCAGGTACCACAGTTAGAGGAgtatttggagaagaagaatccAGAGAAAGGCTATGACCCCTAGTTACGTTTGACTTCCTTCTGTCATATAACTCAGATTGAATTGGCACAGGGTTTAACTTGTTTGCATCTCTGGCGGTGGCATGCAAGGATTTTGCCTTCGCCAACAGCTTTGCAAGTTTAGTATCATCAGGAAAATTCAACAATCTCTGAAGACAGATAGTAGCATTCTCAGTGGCAAGCAATGAAGACCTCAAGTTAAGTATCATAGAAACTGCAAAAGCGCATATGAATGCTCCCCTAGGTGACTCGAGAAGTGCAACGTTGGATTCAGCATCACAAGCAACAGCAGGACTAGACACCGTATTTTCATGTGCAAAGATTTCATCCCAGATAACCAGAAGCTCTTCCAAAGAAAATTCACGTCCAAATAATACCCGTAGCCAGCGAAGTGCAAAATATTGGGGTTCAACTCCCAACTCTACAAGGTGAGCATGAAGAGATGAATCAACATTGTAAAGCAAGTGATAAAAGGCAGAAGAAGCCTCAATTACAGGAGGGGGTCCGGTATGTGGCTTTCCAGAAGGATGAGAGTAAAACTTGGCCATTGCTATGGGACCACCAGATCCACTCATTAAAGAATCAAACATGGAATAGGCATCATGTTCCATAAACTTCTCAGACAAGACAATGCCAAGTTCACCTTCTGCTCCATAGGCATCATTTAGTAAAACTGTAGTTTGAATCTCAGGATCAAGTTCACAGAGACTACTAGCTTTTGCAGAAGTGTTTTCAAATCCATTATTATCTCCCTCGGAGTCTGAGAATTTCTTGAAGTCAAATTTGTATGTCAAGTCATTTTCATGAAATGAGAAGCCATCAAATTTATCAACAAAGTGGTCAGCATATGTTCTTTTCACTTCTGACAGATTTTCCACATCAACATGAAGAACATATAACAGGGGAGCCAAGATCTCATGCATGCCTGAAAGTACAGTTTAGAGAGACGCATCAGTACCAAAGGCTAAAagattaaacaaattttccaaaattcagAATGTactacatttaaaaaatatacgcTCATTGGTCTCATTTAACAATAACCTTCTAAATGTAAACATCTTCCGCAAACTGGAGGACCAGAAAGAACAGATACAAACAATATTAACCTACCTTGTCTGTAGCCATATTCTGGGTTTCTAAGGCACCAGAGCAGCAAAATCCGCCTTAATATGCCTTGGCATACACTTGTCTGGAAATAGCTGTCTCTTTCAGGATACAAGCGCGTCAAATCTTGATCCAACATTCTCTCCAGTTCAGCATTTTTGAAGAATCGACCCCACATGCTATCTAAGAGAGGGCACACCAGTTACAAATAGCTCAGTAACGCAGAAAGTATTTCAGCAAGACCAAAACACATGAAAGCCTAAGCCAAGGCAGATGACAACGTGAGAGTTTTTATGTCACTGATGAAAAGAATacaaattttagtatttcagcaagtaaaaataaagaaaatcgGCATGCCTAACCAAAATCCCCCAAACTAGAATCAGGACGTCAATAATATTGCAGGAAAACAGAAGTCACGTAGACTCATCAAAATCCTACCTGGGTTTTGGGATAGTGGATTGTCCATGACACGATCAGGAGAGCTACTTCCATCTTTCGGTATGTGTGGATCAACTAGAAGCTGTCTTCTTAACGCAGCATACCTGCATCATCACGAATCCAATTCAAGATTACATCAACCAGAAACGGAGAGAAAAACGTGGCCAACTTCCAGTTTTCAGATGATTCCACAATTTGATTGATATTCTTTCagatttaaatcaaattacagAGTAGCATAAGTACAAATTGTGAAGGATTGATTGATTTAGTCCTTTTAAACCCCCCAATACCTGCTAAACTCGATCAAAATTGAAGCGCCGAGACATTAAATTGGTGATAATAAATACAACCGCGAAAAGTTAATAACGACTGACAAATTCGTATGACCTACTGAAAAGAGTGACATCTCTTCAATCATTGGTCTAAAAAACTACGAATAATAACTAAGACTTATAATATCAAAAAGCTATGCGTTTACCTTCTCCGAGAATTAGCGGTAATCCGGCGAAGATCGTCGACGGAGGCCGAAGGATAAGATGGTAAAATCCCCAAATCAATACGCCACCTTACGCCTCTGAAATTTCTAAAGGGGCGCGAACCTCCAGAACACGACTCCGTTTCAACTATCTCTGTATCTATGGAAACCTGTGACATGTGTGAGTCTTCTTCCACCGGTTGTCTTTCTCTGTTTTCACTTTTCAGTCAATCCAGCTCAAACTATCCAGAATCCAGCACACGAATCGCAATTTTTAAGACAGAAATCGTCttagaaatggtaaaattggTAGAATTGTGGAACACCCACTAAATTCGTCTATATCATCAAGTAATAGACCTTGAATAGATCTCGATTCTCGAGAAATATTGCAGTTTAAGAATTACAGAGAATAGAAAAAGAGTACTAGCAGAGAAAAATCAgcaaaaatgtagagagagagttgaAGGTGCATCGAAAATCCGCAGCAGTGGAATTTCGgatggaaaaagaataagCTGAAAATGCCTTTTCAACCAGttttatacaattattataattccACTTTCAAGggatgttttttattttccctttcaTGGAAATACACTAGTActactctttattttattttgtgctgataaaatgttaatagtgaaatgtgaatattaattatcaaaaatagtaagagtagtaaaaattataagttgggagcaaaaatgaaattgaatggggaacaagggagtatatattttccaCCCGTCCTCAAATT harbors:
- the LOC125217798 gene encoding pathogenesis-related homeodomain protein-like isoform X3, coding for MPGAAKRATRKKLHLEDDERTLENLKRELKPLYRPHASKSKNKAWEIKSGTKAASLSRCKGKSSGKDDENVSLKRRKVVKKTVVNRTITSKKQPSLGVLKDNSTNVSSKEGDKADDKYGISRKPKRRRKKTKNNMELDDASRLQRRTKYLLIKVKLEQNLIDAYSTEGWKGQSREKIKPEKELQRAKQQIFKCKLGIREAIRQLDLLSSEGRINDSAVAPDGSMHHEHIICVKCKLCEALPDNRIIHCHGTCNCAFHQKCMDPPLSPENRDEGWFCKFCKKKTEILEATNAHLGTHFPLDSNWQDVFKEEAELPDGVNSVLFQEEEWPSDDSADDDYDPDRNECSCSGNMSTSKSDASQYSSSFLGSLEDEDERFEVRSNRSFDENLESIGADTDEIHNGGVVSHPRQRPAVDYIELYNEMFGKNPTESEQISEDEDWGPTKRKRKAKETNAASTLMALGETDNKFSVETLSYLKEKQLTKMMRRPICRLPHVAVEKLRLVFSENELPERAVRVSLSEQLGLELEKVNKWFKNARYLALKERKQTGRAEVAVSPGIQKESSSDTEEGVWDQISSRNGTAPVKSKISKGFPQQRNTHLLNHSYKIKQQRKPLLQSAIRNQMSVDLGDDVSLKHVRNKAKEAKKKLDCKSQGGMLEAEKKMKRLCEIKSRVEKLHQLLLELPCSRIGKARGNNSGDRSLLFVPIAELKEKR
- the LOC125217798 gene encoding pathogenesis-related homeodomain protein-like isoform X6: MPGAAKRATRKKLHLEDDERTLENLKRELKPLYRPHASKSKNKAWEIKSGTKAASLSRCKGKSSGKDDENVSLKRRKVVKKTVVNRTITSKKQPSLGVLKDNSTNVSSKEGDKADDKYGISRKPKRRRKKTKNNMELDDASRLQRRTKYLLIKVKLEQNLIDAYSTEGWKGQSREKIKPEKELQRAKQQIFKCKLGIREAIRQLDLLSSEGRINDSAVAPDGSMHHEHIICVKCKLCEALPDNRIIHCHGTCNCAFHQKCMDPPLSPENTMLLVPPGDEGWFCKFCKKKTEILEATNAHLGTHFPLDSNWQDVFKEEAELPDGVNSVLFQEEEWPSDDSADDDYDPDRNECSCSGNMSTSKSDASQYSSSFLGSLEDEDERFEVRSNRSFDENLESIGADTDEIHNGGVVSHPRQRPAVDYIELYNEMFGKNPTESEQISEDEDWGPTKRKRKAKETNAASTLMALGETDNKFSVETLSYLKEKQLTKMMRRPICRLPHVAVEKLRLVFSENELPERAVRVSLSEQLGLELEKTSLLFPVKFIHSLLSCLQYEIRYLIGLLNIYNLILGVLIMNYTYKEIKVATEKGQRR
- the LOC125217798 gene encoding pathogenesis-related homeodomain protein-like isoform X4, producing the protein MPGAAKRATRKKLHLEDDERTLENLKRELKPLYRPHASKSKNKAWEIKSGTKAASLSRCKGKSSGKDDENVSLKRRKVVKKTVVNRTITSKKQPSLGVLKDNSTNVSSKEGDKADDKYGISRKPKRRRKKTKNNMELDDASRLQRRTKYLLIKVKLEQNLIDAYSTEGWKGQSREKIKPEKELQRAKQQIFKCKLGIREAIRQLDLLSSEGRINDSAVAPDGSMHHEHIICVKCKLCEALPDNRIIHCHGTCNCAFHQKCMDPPLSPENTMLLVPPGDEGWFCKFCKKKTEILEATNAHLGTHFPLDSNWQDVFKEEAELPDGVNSVLFQEEEWPSDDSADDDYDPDRNECSCSGNMSTSKSDASQYSSSFLGSLEDEDERFEVRSNRSFDENLESIGADTDEIHNGGVVSHPRQRPAVDYIELYNEMFGKNPTESEQISEDEDWGPTKRKRKAKETNAASTLMALGETDNKFSVETLSYLKEKQLTKMMRRPICRLPHVAVEKLRLVFSENELPERAVRVNKWFKNARYLALKERKQTGRAEVAVSPGIQKESSSDTEEGVWDQISSRNGTAPVKSKISKGFPQQRNTHLLNHSYKIKQQRKPLLQSAIRNQMSVDLGDDVSLKHVRNKAKEAKKKLDCKSQGGMLEAEKKMKRLCEIKSRVEKLHQLLLELPCSRIGKARGNNSGDRSLLFVPIAELKEKR